A stretch of the Leptospira kirschneri serovar Cynopteri str. 3522 CT genome encodes the following:
- a CDS encoding Spy/CpxP family protein refolding chaperone has translation MSLVRGVDNGGNPMKGFFKVSGLILLTMSLFVGGCSRHYRSPEKRAEFVVKKINSELDLNDSQKKELYRIKDEILSKRKELKLQGPRIPAEVLAEFRQPTLDEKKINKSFELEMNKMIEMRTFMTKKAVEFHSILTPEQRNQLVDLITEFQQKHRHHDD, from the coding sequence ATGTCTTTGGTCAGAGGTGTAGATAATGGGGGAAATCCAATGAAAGGATTTTTTAAAGTTTCCGGTTTGATTCTTTTGACGATGTCTTTGTTTGTCGGTGGTTGTAGTAGACATTATAGGTCTCCTGAAAAAAGAGCGGAGTTTGTAGTAAAAAAGATTAATTCCGAATTAGATCTGAATGATTCTCAAAAGAAAGAGCTCTATCGGATTAAAGATGAAATTCTGTCTAAAAGAAAGGAGCTCAAACTACAAGGTCCTAGAATTCCTGCTGAAGTTCTCGCGGAGTTTCGTCAGCCGACTTTAGACGAAAAAAAAATTAACAAGTCGTTTGAGTTAGAAATGAATAAGATGATTGAAATGAGGACCTTTATGACAAAAAAGGCGGTCGAATTTCATTCGATTTTAACTCCGGAACAAAGAAATCAACTGGTGGATTTAATTACAGAGTTTCAACAAAAACATCGTCATCATGATGACTGA
- a CDS encoding SDR family oxidoreductase produces MKEIDRTKPVLVTGGAGYIASWIVRYLLEDGISVRATVRNKSDSKKIFHLLKLAELYPGKLELYEADLLKEGSFLDAIQDKGGVELILHTASPFFIDGIKDARKELVEPAVFGTKNVLESANVSPSVKRVVLTSSVAAIMGDNVEALSIPNRRFSEEHWNKTSSLTHQPYPYSKTLAEKEAWKIADLQSKWDLITINPSFVMGPSVSERADGTSVNFMISMINGKFAPGVPDMRIGFVDVRDVAKAHILAGFTPSAKGRHIVSAVTMKFVEVANMIREKYGNRFPTPKNSLPKFLTYLIGPFFGLSWAYISHNVGIDFELDHSYSKKDLGLNYRPISETFTEHIEQILSSGMLSKKNSEHSIV; encoded by the coding sequence ATGAAAGAAATCGATCGTACTAAACCGGTTTTAGTCACTGGAGGGGCGGGTTATATTGCTTCTTGGATTGTTCGTTATTTGTTGGAAGATGGAATTTCGGTTCGAGCCACAGTCAGGAATAAATCGGATTCTAAAAAGATATTCCATCTTCTTAAACTTGCGGAACTTTATCCTGGAAAATTGGAACTCTATGAAGCGGATCTTTTAAAGGAAGGGTCTTTTTTGGATGCAATTCAAGATAAAGGAGGAGTAGAGTTGATCCTTCATACTGCTTCCCCTTTTTTTATAGATGGAATTAAGGATGCGAGAAAGGAACTTGTGGAACCAGCAGTTTTTGGAACTAAAAATGTTTTGGAATCTGCAAATGTAAGTCCTTCTGTTAAAAGGGTCGTTTTGACTTCGAGTGTGGCGGCTATTATGGGTGACAATGTAGAAGCTCTTTCGATTCCAAATCGCCGTTTTTCCGAAGAGCATTGGAACAAAACGAGTAGTTTGACACATCAGCCGTATCCTTATTCTAAAACTTTGGCAGAAAAAGAAGCTTGGAAGATTGCCGATTTACAATCCAAGTGGGATTTAATTACGATCAATCCTTCTTTTGTGATGGGACCTTCGGTTTCAGAAAGAGCCGATGGAACGAGTGTGAACTTTATGATTTCTATGATCAACGGAAAGTTTGCTCCGGGAGTTCCGGATATGAGGATCGGTTTTGTGGACGTTCGAGACGTGGCAAAAGCTCATATACTCGCGGGTTTTACTCCTTCTGCTAAAGGTCGTCATATCGTTTCTGCCGTTACGATGAAATTTGTAGAAGTTGCAAACATGATTCGTGAGAAATATGGAAATCGTTTTCCCACTCCTAAAAATTCTCTTCCTAAATTTTTAACTTACTTGATTGGTCCTTTTTTCGGATTGTCTTGGGCTTATATTTCGCATAACGTTGGTATTGATTTCGAACTAGATCATTCTTATAGTAAGAAAGATTTAGGTTTGAATTATAGACCAATCTCTGAAACTTTTACGGAACATATAGAACAGATACTTTCTTCCGGTATGCTTTCAAAAAAGAATTCTGAACATTCTATTGTATAG
- a CDS encoding class I SAM-dependent methyltransferase produces MTILSESKKENVSGRMFGFFSLTPCMKDLNRKQFLKSFFYVFLSGLAFDLFSKDQKDQFDLNQNSNFRNVYLDPKLRDDFFQFLQNVYHLYPEEDLHKLIFEISKSKQTDREIYETILKRIPEIKPFAGILTYALPALNKQKTEISQEVVELLGEGSRFNGYLEIGTLGRYVKNLKKKIQIEGNVFVLNDLEPKYSPEDLAERGQITKVGTFIPLGNYDPIEEKLIPSESLDLVTNFIGFHHSPSKRLDGFIRSISKILKPGGKFILRDHNVNSEEMESVVALAHDVYNVGLEISWKETSEQVRNFTSIVEIENRVSQFGFKPVGKYVLQKGDPTKNTLMVFVKS; encoded by the coding sequence ATGACGATCCTTTCTGAATCTAAAAAGGAAAACGTCAGTGGACGAATGTTTGGATTTTTCAGCTTGACTCCTTGTATGAAAGATCTAAATCGCAAACAGTTTTTGAAATCGTTTTTTTATGTATTTTTAAGCGGACTCGCGTTCGATTTGTTTTCTAAAGATCAGAAGGACCAATTCGATCTTAATCAAAATTCCAATTTCAGAAACGTATATCTGGACCCTAAACTGAGAGATGATTTTTTTCAGTTTCTGCAAAATGTATATCATCTTTATCCCGAAGAAGATTTACATAAACTTATATTCGAAATTTCTAAATCGAAACAAACGGATCGGGAAATTTACGAAACGATCTTAAAACGAATCCCGGAAATAAAACCTTTTGCAGGAATTTTAACGTATGCACTTCCGGCTCTTAATAAACAAAAGACTGAAATTTCGCAGGAAGTAGTGGAATTATTGGGAGAAGGAAGTCGTTTTAACGGTTATCTTGAAATTGGTACCTTAGGAAGATATGTAAAAAATCTAAAAAAGAAAATTCAAATCGAAGGAAACGTTTTTGTTTTAAACGATTTAGAACCTAAATATAGTCCGGAAGATTTGGCGGAACGAGGTCAGATTACAAAGGTAGGCACGTTCATTCCATTAGGAAATTATGATCCTATTGAAGAAAAATTGATACCATCGGAAAGTCTGGATCTAGTAACTAATTTTATAGGTTTTCATCATTCTCCTTCTAAACGATTGGACGGTTTTATCAGATCGATCTCTAAAATTTTAAAACCGGGAGGAAAATTTATATTAAGAGATCATAATGTAAATTCTGAAGAAATGGAATCGGTGGTGGCTTTGGCTCACGATGTGTATAATGTTGGTTTAGAAATTTCTTGGAAAGAAACTTCTGAACAGGTTCGCAACTTTACTTCGATTGTAGAAATTGAAAACAGAGTCAGTCAATTTGGATTCAAACCCGTTGGAAAATACGTCCTTCAAAAAGGAGATCCTACTAAAAATACTTTAATGGTGTTTGTAAAATCCTAA
- a CDS encoding ATP-binding protein, producing the protein MNESSHKTFTEKINEFYKRSFEIFLKGSYLEEMDKFYSLCKTTLYADFIILLESRDPLSIKIAESEPKFNFSINQTNINLLSISYSENRPVLPYTLTRQEINFSNFDALEEIDFAQMIVVPIPNENIEDRRKNILLFLYSKNTESISEFLKLITELCPRIYEIFSIKNKEILLNSVHSRLDSILKTIPQPIIFMDSGTGKTWINESAAKLLSLSEGGEVSSWKVSTAMTELIQSAVNQKEIFLEMNRNLSNMNLEKFSAQWMFTDPEKKVFEVTCVFLPGKTAPGRLWFFEDITSFHSQQETLALLNQALKEKSEIAQQENQEKTVFISNISHEIRTPMTGILGITELLLNTPLNPDQKDSLELIQRSGDKLLKIVNHLLDFSKADTGKIELESIPFNMQELLNDLVSLLQTEILKNKNELNILFPPNFPKLLKGDPVRIGQILTNLISNATKFTKEGTVEVGFHILEKTNSELSFRTWVFDTGIGIPHTKFNSIFEPFVQSDKSITRHFGGTGLGLSITKKLIELMGGKIHVESRPGIGTKFWFELKLEINEESLTENSKVEVITNKSDLSRLKVLIVEDNLINQKLLGRILKKRKIEPSLVEDGMKAIEKARKFHYDLIFMDINMPGIDGLSATEIIRKFPKGNSIRIVGLTANAAPEIQKVAAQRGMDDLLTKPYNVSQIEKILNLFEK; encoded by the coding sequence ATGAATGAGTCCTCTCATAAAACCTTTACCGAGAAAATCAACGAATTCTATAAACGCTCATTCGAAATTTTTTTAAAGGGATCATATTTGGAGGAGATGGATAAGTTCTACTCTCTTTGTAAAACCACGTTATATGCAGACTTTATAATTTTATTAGAAAGTAGAGATCCGTTATCCATCAAAATCGCGGAGTCCGAACCAAAATTCAATTTTTCCATAAATCAAACAAATATAAATTTATTGTCTATTTCTTATTCTGAAAATCGCCCCGTTTTACCTTATACACTGACGCGTCAAGAAATCAATTTTTCCAATTTTGACGCACTGGAAGAAATCGATTTCGCACAAATGATCGTGGTTCCCATTCCAAACGAAAACATAGAAGACCGAAGAAAAAACATTCTTTTATTCTTATATTCAAAAAACACAGAAAGTATATCTGAATTTTTAAAACTTATCACGGAACTATGCCCTAGAATCTACGAAATTTTTTCAATTAAAAACAAGGAAATCCTGTTGAATTCAGTCCATTCTAGATTGGATTCCATTTTAAAAACGATACCTCAACCAATTATCTTTATGGATTCGGGAACTGGAAAAACTTGGATCAACGAAAGTGCGGCAAAACTTCTTTCTCTTTCTGAAGGGGGAGAAGTCTCTTCCTGGAAAGTTTCTACTGCAATGACCGAGCTGATACAATCCGCGGTTAATCAAAAAGAAATTTTTCTGGAAATGAATCGGAATTTATCTAATATGAATCTGGAAAAATTTTCAGCTCAGTGGATGTTTACGGATCCGGAAAAAAAAGTATTCGAGGTTACGTGTGTATTTTTACCCGGCAAAACGGCTCCGGGAAGACTATGGTTTTTCGAAGACATCACTTCTTTTCATTCGCAACAAGAAACATTAGCTTTATTGAATCAAGCTTTGAAGGAAAAAAGTGAAATCGCACAACAGGAAAATCAGGAAAAAACAGTTTTTATCTCTAACATCAGCCATGAAATCAGAACTCCCATGACCGGAATATTAGGAATCACCGAATTACTGTTAAATACTCCTTTAAATCCGGATCAAAAAGATTCTTTAGAACTTATCCAAAGAAGCGGGGATAAACTTCTTAAAATCGTAAATCACTTGCTTGACTTTTCCAAAGCGGACACTGGAAAAATCGAATTGGAATCCATTCCATTTAATATGCAGGAATTGTTAAACGATCTAGTTTCCCTCCTACAAACGGAAATACTTAAGAACAAAAACGAATTGAACATACTATTCCCACCGAACTTTCCCAAATTACTCAAAGGAGATCCAGTCAGAATCGGCCAGATTCTTACGAACTTAATCTCCAATGCAACTAAATTTACAAAAGAAGGAACCGTCGAAGTTGGATTTCATATATTAGAAAAAACGAATTCTGAATTGAGTTTCAGAACCTGGGTTTTTGATACCGGAATCGGGATTCCCCACACAAAATTTAACTCCATATTTGAACCTTTCGTTCAATCTGACAAATCCATCACAAGACATTTCGGCGGAACCGGATTGGGGTTATCGATTACAAAAAAACTAATCGAATTAATGGGAGGCAAAATTCATGTGGAAAGCCGACCTGGAATTGGAACCAAATTTTGGTTCGAACTCAAACTGGAAATCAACGAAGAATCACTCACTGAAAATTCTAAAGTCGAAGTTATAACCAACAAATCGGATCTTTCTCGTTTAAAGGTTTTGATCGTGGAGGACAATCTTATCAATCAAAAACTTTTAGGTCGAATCTTGAAAAAGAGAAAAATAGAACCTTCTTTAGTGGAAGACGGAATGAAAGCGATAGAAAAGGCGAGAAAATTCCATTACGATCTGATCTTCATGGATATTAATATGCCCGGAATCGACGGCCTTTCCGCAACTGAAATTATCCGTAAATTTCCGAAAGGAAACTCGATTCGAATCGTGGGACTCACCGCAAACGCAGCTCCTGAAATTCAAAAGGTAGCGGCTCAAAGAGGAATGGACGATTTACTTACAAAGCCGTATAACGTTTCCCAAATAGAAAAAATTTTGAATCTATTTGAAAAATGA
- a CDS encoding response regulator, with product MKVAPTYPILLAEDDESNAELLIRHLERYNFDVDHVVDGVAAEIKLRKIRYDLILTDNRMPKLSGLDLLERIPDMNRMTPIIFLTVSNEKETIIQAAHNKKLVAYLLKPIDTQILIEKICQALGIKTNSLIDKKEYPFEILPFTHTDKGVGVELKGCPYGKSVEKLVQEIAFFLKELPSLRSILIKVNPEFFYFKNGTQLLSSLKDRLAIKYEISKEDITIQTEH from the coding sequence ATGAAAGTTGCGCCGACTTATCCTATCCTACTAGCAGAAGATGATGAAAGTAATGCGGAACTTTTAATCCGTCATTTAGAAAGATATAATTTTGACGTGGATCATGTTGTGGATGGGGTCGCCGCCGAAATCAAATTAAGGAAAATTCGGTACGACTTGATCCTTACTGATAATCGGATGCCTAAACTCAGCGGTCTTGATCTTTTGGAAAGAATTCCGGATATGAATCGAATGACTCCGATTATATTTCTAACTGTAAGTAACGAAAAAGAAACGATCATTCAAGCTGCACATAATAAGAAGCTTGTAGCTTATCTTTTAAAACCGATCGATACTCAGATTTTGATCGAAAAAATCTGTCAGGCGTTGGGGATTAAAACGAATTCATTGATCGATAAGAAAGAATATCCGTTTGAAATTCTTCCTTTTACTCACACCGATAAAGGGGTCGGGGTCGAATTAAAAGGATGTCCTTACGGTAAGAGTGTAGAAAAACTCGTTCAGGAAATTGCATTTTTTTTAAAGGAACTTCCTTCTTTGAGAAGTATTCTGATCAAAGTGAATCCTGAATTTTTTTATTTTAAAAATGGAACCCAACTTCTTTCTTCTCTAAAGGATCGTTTGGCGATTAAATATGAAATTTCAAAGGAAGACATTACAATTCAGACGGAACACTGA
- a CDS encoding alpha/beta fold hydrolase: protein MQRASNHNLKIIGSGMETIVFSHGFGCDQSTWNKLIPNLKDHYKLILFDTIGSGKTDTSLFSADRYSNLYSYAEDLVLLMDELKIRNSLYVGHSVSGMIGLIASIRRPELFSKLTFISASPRYLNDTNYKGGFEQTDLGQLFAAMETNFFSWAGGFAPLVMGNPDRPELAQSFAESLREIRPDIGLTVSRTIFQSDHRKDLNQCKRPVLILQPSSDIAVPIEVGKYLSEKIPQAIFKSIPATGHLPHFSSPESVLQEIKSFFKSSN, encoded by the coding sequence ATGCAAAGAGCATCTAACCATAACTTAAAAATTATTGGTTCCGGAATGGAAACCATCGTATTCAGTCACGGATTCGGCTGCGATCAATCGACTTGGAATAAACTCATTCCTAATTTAAAAGATCATTATAAACTTATACTTTTTGATACGATCGGTTCCGGAAAAACGGATACTTCCCTTTTCAGCGCAGATCGATATTCCAATCTTTATTCCTATGCAGAAGACCTGGTCTTACTCATGGATGAACTTAAAATTAGAAATTCATTATATGTAGGACACTCCGTTAGCGGAATGATCGGACTTATAGCTTCAATTCGTAGACCGGAACTTTTTTCCAAGCTTACATTTATCAGCGCGTCTCCTCGTTATTTAAACGATACGAATTATAAAGGCGGGTTCGAACAAACCGATTTGGGTCAACTTTTTGCTGCGATGGAAACAAACTTTTTTTCTTGGGCGGGTGGATTCGCTCCCCTGGTTATGGGAAACCCGGATCGTCCCGAGTTGGCTCAAAGTTTTGCAGAGTCGCTTCGGGAAATACGTCCGGATATAGGACTGACAGTTTCAAGAACCATCTTTCAATCCGATCACAGAAAAGATCTGAATCAATGCAAACGACCCGTTTTAATTTTACAGCCATCTTCGGATATAGCAGTTCCGATCGAGGTAGGAAAGTATCTCAGCGAGAAAATTCCCCAGGCAATTTTTAAATCAATTCCTGCAACGGGGCATCTACCTCATTTCAGTTCTCCAGAATCCGTACTCCAAGAAATTAAATCTTTTTTTAAGTCTTCAAATTGA
- a CDS encoding FAD-binding oxidoreductase, producing the protein MKKFVLLLFIFVSLIFADPEVVNDVTQINPIRVDRIVTPTTLGGIQELIKNHPGPISIGGGRFSMGGQIATENALFIDTREFNKILSFDPKAKLITVESGITWRKLQESIDPFDLSVQIKQTYSNFTIGGSLSVNAHGRYVGYGPMILSVRSIKLVLSDGRLITASPKENSEIFFASVGGYGGIGVIVEVTLELTENKKIKRFVKKIPITEYKNFFLKNVRDNPKAQFHNGDIYPPTYENVNTITWEETEEPVTVKDRIVPVKESYWLENLIYFWLTELPYGKELREVILDPLYYRKNRVLWRNYEASYDVQELEPPNRRISTYVLQEYFIPVEKFDEFYPMMRSILQKHDVNVVNISIRHAKQDSGSYLAWARTEVFSFVIYYKQRVYESAKREVGVWTRELIDSVMSVGGTYYLPYQLHATVSQFEKIYPNSDQFFSLKRKLDPNYKFRNKLWDKYYFHDKEDKQIRLRLDALKDYSRNEDQTFLTLPEWYIVFSSEEYANFLKYHLPSDFPYFSSIIQFWKIYGKVVKKTWNSYEFNWGYHLMINIIGISYSSELFLKGLYENSVGRLTESFLESEVPSPEMKVEEYIQKIASDYTDFVKLRPWYEYPFYSKLKEFWKIKDGPNTSLIRRIERRIFFSVELLIKAIYGKLIGLGTESVYEPETLEVKAWVKENGRSKILSIPRYQTFTQTVPILVNKNISFVEIAGNRQILLTLIVPKETNSWETETVLYEWEILTEPSLKRVALIAPIQKLHEILINANTNEYKLDHIFDY; encoded by the coding sequence ATGAAAAAATTTGTTTTACTTCTTTTTATTTTTGTAAGTTTAATTTTTGCCGATCCAGAAGTTGTCAACGATGTCACACAGATCAATCCGATCCGAGTAGATCGGATAGTTACTCCGACTACGTTAGGCGGGATTCAAGAGTTGATCAAAAATCATCCAGGTCCTATTTCGATTGGAGGTGGTAGGTTCTCCATGGGAGGGCAGATCGCAACGGAGAACGCCTTATTTATTGATACAAGAGAATTCAATAAAATTCTTTCCTTTGACCCAAAGGCGAAGTTAATCACTGTAGAGTCAGGAATCACTTGGAGAAAATTACAAGAGTCGATCGATCCATTTGATCTTTCCGTTCAGATTAAACAGACATATTCAAATTTTACGATTGGAGGTTCGTTAAGCGTAAACGCACACGGAAGATATGTAGGTTATGGCCCGATGATTTTATCGGTACGCTCCATCAAATTAGTGTTAAGCGATGGAAGACTGATAACTGCAAGCCCCAAAGAAAATTCAGAAATCTTTTTTGCTTCCGTTGGTGGTTACGGCGGAATTGGAGTGATTGTAGAAGTCACTTTGGAGCTGACTGAAAATAAAAAGATAAAACGGTTTGTGAAAAAAATTCCAATTACCGAATATAAAAACTTTTTTTTAAAAAACGTAAGAGATAACCCAAAAGCTCAGTTTCATAACGGAGATATTTATCCTCCTACGTATGAAAATGTAAATACGATCACTTGGGAAGAAACGGAAGAGCCGGTTACCGTAAAAGATAGAATTGTTCCAGTTAAAGAAAGTTATTGGTTGGAGAATTTAATCTATTTCTGGTTAACGGAATTACCTTATGGAAAAGAGTTGAGAGAAGTCATTTTGGATCCTTTGTATTATCGTAAGAATAGGGTTCTTTGGAGAAACTACGAGGCGAGTTATGACGTGCAAGAGTTGGAACCCCCTAATCGAAGAATCAGTACTTATGTTTTACAAGAGTATTTTATTCCGGTAGAAAAGTTTGATGAATTTTATCCTATGATGAGATCTATTTTGCAGAAACACGACGTAAACGTAGTAAACATTTCAATACGTCATGCGAAACAGGATTCAGGTTCTTATTTGGCTTGGGCAAGAACCGAAGTTTTTTCTTTTGTGATCTATTATAAACAGAGGGTTTATGAAAGTGCAAAAAGGGAAGTGGGAGTTTGGACCAGGGAATTGATCGACTCGGTTATGAGTGTGGGTGGAACATACTATCTTCCGTATCAACTTCACGCCACCGTCTCTCAATTTGAAAAGATATATCCAAATTCCGATCAATTTTTTTCGTTAAAAAGAAAACTAGATCCTAACTATAAATTCAGAAATAAACTTTGGGATAAATATTATTTCCATGATAAGGAAGACAAACAAATCCGTCTTCGATTGGATGCTCTCAAGGACTATAGCCGAAACGAAGATCAGACTTTTTTGACTTTGCCCGAATGGTATATCGTGTTCAGTTCGGAAGAATATGCAAATTTTCTAAAGTATCATTTGCCGAGCGATTTTCCGTATTTTTCGAGTATAATTCAATTCTGGAAAATCTACGGAAAGGTGGTTAAAAAAACCTGGAATTCATACGAATTCAATTGGGGATATCACCTGATGATCAACATAATTGGAATAAGTTATTCAAGTGAATTATTCTTAAAAGGGTTATATGAGAATTCGGTCGGAAGATTGACGGAGTCGTTTTTGGAAAGCGAGGTGCCTTCTCCTGAGATGAAAGTGGAAGAATATATTCAAAAAATTGCAAGTGATTATACGGACTTTGTGAAATTGCGTCCTTGGTACGAATATCCGTTTTATTCTAAATTAAAAGAATTTTGGAAAATAAAAGACGGTCCGAACACGAGTCTGATCCGAAGGATAGAAAGGAGAATTTTCTTTTCCGTCGAACTTCTTATAAAAGCAATTTACGGAAAACTGATTGGATTGGGAACTGAATCCGTTTACGAACCGGAAACTTTGGAAGTCAAGGCTTGGGTAAAAGAGAATGGTAGAAGTAAAATTTTATCAATTCCTAGATACCAAACTTTTACACAGACCGTTCCTATACTTGTAAATAAGAATATTTCCTTTGTGGAAATTGCGGGAAATCGTCAGATCCTTTTGACTCTAATCGTTCCGAAGGAAACGAACTCTTGGGAAACGGAAACTGTCTTATACGAATGGGAAATACTTACGGAACCGAGTTTAAAACGAGTCGCTTTGATTGCTCCTATACAAAAACTTCATGAAATTCTAATAAATGCGAATACAAATGAATATAAATTGGATCACATTTTCGATTATTGA
- a CDS encoding STAS domain-containing protein — MEITVQDDIHIIKIAGSILQSDSEELDRNLSEHNFDPSPKIIIDLTEVNHICSTALGIIVSYKKKFKSAEGDIIIVINDEDLLQLFEITMLDKVFKIVPNIEDAFDEFKLNP; from the coding sequence ATGGAAATAACTGTACAAGACGATATTCATATTATAAAAATTGCAGGATCCATTCTTCAATCCGATAGTGAGGAATTAGACCGTAACCTAAGCGAACATAATTTTGATCCAAGTCCTAAGATCATTATCGATCTGACAGAAGTGAATCACATCTGTTCTACCGCGTTAGGCATTATTGTTTCTTATAAAAAGAAATTTAAAAGCGCGGAAGGCGATATTATTATCGTAATCAACGATGAAGATCTGTTACAGCTTTTCGAAATCACGATGTTGGACAAGGTTTTTAAAATAGTTCCGAATATCGAAGATGCATTCGATGAGTTTAAACTGAACCCTTGA
- a CDS encoding nuclear transport factor 2 family protein: MKSAAEITKEFYEAFQKKDATKMGTLYSDSVIFNDPVFTNLNATEARGMWQMLISRGKDLELKFGEIQLEGDTGKVTWEAYYTFSKTGKKVHNVIQAELVCKDGKIVKHTDRFGFYRWSRQALGFPGLLFGFLPFLKNKIRTEARKGLDLYLKRQK; this comes from the coding sequence ATGAAGTCAGCCGCCGAAATCACGAAGGAATTTTACGAAGCTTTTCAAAAAAAAGACGCCACAAAGATGGGAACACTTTATTCCGATTCTGTGATATTCAACGACCCGGTTTTTACCAATCTTAACGCAACCGAAGCCAGAGGAATGTGGCAGATGTTGATCTCCAGAGGAAAGGATCTGGAGTTAAAATTCGGAGAAATTCAATTGGAAGGAGATACCGGAAAAGTTACCTGGGAGGCGTATTACACGTTTTCAAAAACAGGAAAAAAGGTGCATAACGTAATTCAAGCAGAGCTCGTTTGTAAAGACGGTAAGATCGTAAAACATACAGATCGATTCGGTTTTTATCGTTGGTCAAGACAAGCACTCGGATTTCCGGGGTTATTATTCGGTTTTTTACCTTTTCTCAAAAACAAAATTAGAACAGAAGCTAGAAAAGGTTTGGATCTGTATCTGAAAAGACAGAAATAA
- a CDS encoding catalase family protein, with translation MGKKIGYVALGILLLLLLVYWVGQGPRVSIPKDIKPGAEFVFPGEEKITEETLSLLISSLKEKYQPGGVKRDAHPFAHGCVKASFTVSSSIPEEFKFGIFKSPKTYPAWIRFSNGSITKKTDQEGDIRGMGIKLLGVDGPKLSADENKTQDFLLINHPVLPVGAPDEYLALFQAAFAKKPMSYFLGGMPWNWKLTALQESISIRRKKIPDVLEIRYWSTTPYRLGNETSAVKYSAIPCETKNLEIPKNPEDDYLRQTMISHLKEKSACFEFMIQKQGNPISMPIEDPAVHWNEKDSPFIAVAKIEIPKQEFAIPEQDRFCENLSLNPWHSLAEHRPLGGINRIRKVAYETIAKYRHEQNGIKQLEPTE, from the coding sequence ATGGGAAAAAAAATCGGATATGTCGCGCTTGGAATTTTACTTTTACTATTGTTAGTTTATTGGGTCGGACAAGGTCCTAGGGTTTCTATACCCAAGGATATAAAGCCTGGGGCGGAATTTGTTTTTCCTGGAGAGGAAAAGATCACCGAAGAGACTCTTTCTCTTTTGATTTCTTCCCTCAAAGAAAAATACCAACCCGGTGGAGTAAAACGGGACGCACATCCGTTTGCACACGGTTGTGTTAAAGCGAGTTTTACGGTTTCTTCTTCTATTCCAGAAGAATTTAAATTTGGAATATTCAAATCTCCTAAAACGTATCCTGCTTGGATTCGATTTTCAAACGGTTCCATTACAAAAAAAACGGATCAAGAAGGGGATATTAGGGGAATGGGAATTAAACTTTTAGGTGTGGACGGACCTAAGTTGTCTGCGGATGAAAATAAAACCCAGGATTTTTTATTGATCAATCATCCCGTTCTTCCCGTGGGCGCACCGGATGAGTATCTGGCTTTGTTTCAAGCAGCGTTTGCTAAAAAGCCTATGTCTTACTTTTTGGGAGGAATGCCTTGGAACTGGAAGTTGACTGCTTTGCAGGAATCGATTTCGATTCGAAGAAAGAAAATTCCAGATGTTTTAGAAATTCGTTATTGGAGTACAACTCCGTATCGTTTGGGAAATGAAACCAGTGCTGTGAAATATTCCGCGATACCCTGCGAAACTAAAAATTTGGAAATCCCCAAAAATCCCGAGGACGATTATCTTCGCCAAACAATGATTTCTCATCTTAAAGAGAAATCCGCTTGTTTTGAATTTATGATTCAGAAACAGGGAAATCCGATCTCTATGCCGATTGAAGATCCGGCTGTTCATTGGAACGAAAAAGATTCTCCTTTTATTGCGGTCGCTAAAATAGAAATCCCTAAACAAGAGTTTGCAATTCCGGAGCAGGATCGTTTTTGTGAAAATCTTTCATTAAATCCTTGGCATTCTTTGGCGGAACACCGACCTCTAGGAGGAATCAATCGTATTCGAAAAGTTGCATATGAAACGATCGCAAAATACAGACACGAGCAGAATGGGATAAAACAATTAGAACCGACCGAATAA